From the genome of Ptychodera flava strain L36383 chromosome 22, AS_Pfla_20210202, whole genome shotgun sequence, one region includes:
- the LOC139123151 gene encoding receptor-type tyrosine-protein phosphatase gamma-like isoform X3, producing MFFNCCRKPRQSNHNNNTRSDSSPVQPSLEIKQPDLKTVSATQSIAKEDFEKHVTALHADGDYGFSVEFEEIGKISTRHLSCVHSKLPENKHKNRYLDIVAYDQSRVQLTPLSSKQKHTDYINANYVDGYRKPKAFIASQGPLKSTVNDFWRMIWEQNSVIIIMLTNLIEKGKNKCEQYWPSEGTEEYGSIEVTLEDTNNLAAYTLRRFTIKVRGQHRERTVYQYHYIAWPDHGIPEDSLPVISFVKKSSAANPSDAGPIIVHCSAGVGRSGTYIVIDTMLKKIKDTGKINVVAFMKHIRQQRNHLVQTEIQYTFLHGVLLEAIRCGDTDINIDNYKPYLDHLEQKILAPNKIEISLLEKQFLRINKYVPKEYELQSALYPYNKVKNRSRRPQVDMLPVERSRVKLVPKPAEDGSDYINASFLQGYRSNQEYIITQHPMQSTVEDFWRMIWDHNSETIVSLISMESMDGDLVVYWPTVDNLNFDCSNFTITLKKEEYHLDMITRDFLLQSSQGDYMMNVRQFQHVYWPESCTPESIFEFIITIQNWKQRFEGPVTVHDKFGGCIAATFCALSTLHQQLQNENIINVYEIAMLYTLRRPGIFHTKADYLFLFMAMKTAIDNRHKDRKLGSGRAHLLSHNGSSQKRHGSEAVDSIWQWFSLHENHRPQLSNNNIALSPSFGSELGSQKGNSYELKNFSSALQRAKIAKEEETTTIDDDELTTLANIDGDITLKWTKQPKGALTPEKDSDYRKLSNNDSSASDYSESGFEEDDVFQELKMNLTSCTL from the exons GAAATAGGCAAGATATCTACCAGACATTTGTCATGTGTGCATTCAAAATTACCTGAAAATAAACATAAGAACAGATACCTTGATATTGTGGCCT ATGATCAGAGCAGAGTTCAGCTGACACCGTTAAGTTCCAAACAAAAGCATACTGATTACATAAACGCCAACTATGTTGAT GGCTACCGCAAACCAAAGGCATTCATAGCATCTCAAG GTCCTTTGAAGTCGACAGTGAATGACTTTTGGCGGATGATATGGGAACAAAACAGTGTTATCATCATTATGCTGACAAATCTGATTGAAAAGGGCAAG AATAAGTGTGAGCAGTATTGGCCATCAGAGGGTACAGAGGAGTATGGTTCCATTGAAGTCACATTGGAGGACACAAACAATCTGGCTGCGTATACTTTACGAAGATTTACTATAAAG GTCAGAGGTCAGCACAGAGAGAGAACGGTGTATCAGTACCACTACATTGCATGGCCGGACCATGGCATACCTGAAGATAGTCTCCCGgtgatttcatttgttaaaaaatcttcaGCTGCAAATCCATCGGATGCTGGTCCCATCATAGTGCATTGCAG TGCTGGTGTAGGTAGATCAGGAACGTACATCGTAATCGACACCatgctgaaaaaaatcaaagacaCTGGAAAGATCAATGTAGTGGCGTTTATGAAACATATCAGACAGCAAAGAAACCACCTTGTACAAACAGAG ATTCAATACACTTTCCTCCATGGTGTGCTGTTGGAAGCAATTCGCTGCGGTGACACCGACATCAACATAGATAATTACAAGCCCTACTTGGACCACTTGGAACAGAAAATATTAGCTCCAAATAAGATTGAAATTTCCCTTCTGGAAAAACAATTCCTG AGAATCAACAAATATGTGCCAAAGGAATATGAACTGCAGTCAGCATTGTATCCttacaataaagtcaagaaTAGATCTCGAAGACCTCAAGTTGATATGCTGCCAG TGGAAAGATCAAGAGTAAAGTTGGTACCAAAACCAGCAGAAGATGGTTCAGATTATATCAACGCATCTTTCCTTCAG GGTTATAGgtcaaatcaagaatatatCATTACCCAGCATCCTATGCAAAGCACAGTGGAAGATTTTTGGAGGATGATATGGGATCACAACTCAGAAACTATCGTCAGCCTAATTAGCATGGAGAGTATG GATGGTGACCTAGTTGTGTATTGGCCAACAGTTGACAACTTGAACTTTGACTGCAGTAATTTCACCATAACATTGAAGAAGGAAGAATATCACTTGGATATGATTACAAGGGATTTCCTGCTGCAGTCAAGTCAG ggtGATTACATGATGAATGTGCGTCAGTTCCAGCATGTATACTGGCCAGAAAGTTGTACACCAGAGTCAATCTTTGAATTCATAATTACAATACAGAATTGGAAACAACGGTTTGAGGGACCTGTCAcagtgcatgacaa ATTTGGTGGTTGTATCGCTGCAACATTCTGTGCATTATCCACCCTCCATCAGCAACTTCAGAATGAAAACATCATCAATGTTTATGAGATAGCAATGTTGTATACTCTTCGTAGACCTGGCATTTTTCATACCAAG GCTGATTACCTGTTCCTATTTATGGCCATGAAGACTGCCATTGATAATCGACACAAAGACCGTAAACTTGGCAGTGGTAGAGCTCACCTGCTGTCTCACAATGGCTCATCACAGAAGAGGCATGGCAGTGAGGCTGTAGACTCGATATGGCAGTGGTTTTCTCTTCATGAAAACCATAGACCCCAGCTGTCCAACAACAACATTGCTCTTTCACCATCCTTTGGTTCAGAACTGGGCAGTCAAAAGGGGAATTCTTATGAACTAAAGAACTTTAGCAGTGCATTGCAGAGAGCGAAGATTGCCAAGGAGGAGGAGACTACAACGATCGATGATGATGAACTCACAACGTTAGCAAACATTGATGGTGATATCACACTAAAATGGACAAAACAGCCCAAAGGTGCATTGACGCCAGAGAAAGATTCAGACTATAGGAAACTTTCTAACAATGACAGCTCAGCTTCAGATTACAGTGAATCTGGATTTGAAGAGGATGATGTGTTCCAGGAACTTAAGATGAACTTGACTTCTTGCacattgtga
- the LOC139123151 gene encoding receptor-type tyrosine-protein phosphatase gamma-like isoform X2: MFFNCCRKPRQSNHNNNTRSDSSPVQPSLEIKQPDLKTVSATQSIAKEDFEKHVTALHADGDYGFSVEFEEIGKISTRHLSCVHSKLPENKHKNRYLDIVAYDQSRVQLTPLSSKQKHTDYINANYVDGYRKPKAFIASQGPLKSTVNDFWRMIWEQNSVIIIMLTNLIEKGKNKCEQYWPSEGTEEYGSIEVTLEDTNNLAAYTLRRFTIKVRGQHRERTVYQYHYIAWPDHGIPEDSLPVISFVKKSSAANPSDAGPIIVHCSAGVGRSGTYIVIDTMLKKIKDTGKINVVAFMKHIRQQRNHLVQTEIQYTFLHGVLLEAIRCGDTDINIDNYKPYLDHLEQKILAPNKIEISLLEKQFLRINKYVPKEYELQSALYPYNKVKNRSRRPQVDMLPVERSRVKLVPKPAEDGSDYINASFLQGYRSNQEYIITQHPMQSTVEDFWRMIWDHNSETIVSLISMESMQDGDLVVYWPTVDNLNFDCSNFTITLKKEEYHLDMITRDFLLQSSQGDYMMNVRQFQHVYWPESCTPESIFEFIITIQNWKQRFEGPVTVHDKFGGCIAATFCALSTLHQQLQNENIINVYEIAMLYTLRRPGIFHTKADYLFLFMAMKTAIDNRHKDRKLGSGRAHLLSHNGSSQKRHGSEAVDSIWQWFSLHENHRPQLSNNNIALSPSFGSELGSQKGNSYELKNFSSALQRAKIAKEEETTTIDDDELTTLANIDGDITLKWTKQPKGALTPEKDSDYRKLSNNDSSASDYSESGFEEDDVFQELKMNLTSCTL; the protein is encoded by the exons GAAATAGGCAAGATATCTACCAGACATTTGTCATGTGTGCATTCAAAATTACCTGAAAATAAACATAAGAACAGATACCTTGATATTGTGGCCT ATGATCAGAGCAGAGTTCAGCTGACACCGTTAAGTTCCAAACAAAAGCATACTGATTACATAAACGCCAACTATGTTGAT GGCTACCGCAAACCAAAGGCATTCATAGCATCTCAAG GTCCTTTGAAGTCGACAGTGAATGACTTTTGGCGGATGATATGGGAACAAAACAGTGTTATCATCATTATGCTGACAAATCTGATTGAAAAGGGCAAG AATAAGTGTGAGCAGTATTGGCCATCAGAGGGTACAGAGGAGTATGGTTCCATTGAAGTCACATTGGAGGACACAAACAATCTGGCTGCGTATACTTTACGAAGATTTACTATAAAG GTCAGAGGTCAGCACAGAGAGAGAACGGTGTATCAGTACCACTACATTGCATGGCCGGACCATGGCATACCTGAAGATAGTCTCCCGgtgatttcatttgttaaaaaatcttcaGCTGCAAATCCATCGGATGCTGGTCCCATCATAGTGCATTGCAG TGCTGGTGTAGGTAGATCAGGAACGTACATCGTAATCGACACCatgctgaaaaaaatcaaagacaCTGGAAAGATCAATGTAGTGGCGTTTATGAAACATATCAGACAGCAAAGAAACCACCTTGTACAAACAGAG ATTCAATACACTTTCCTCCATGGTGTGCTGTTGGAAGCAATTCGCTGCGGTGACACCGACATCAACATAGATAATTACAAGCCCTACTTGGACCACTTGGAACAGAAAATATTAGCTCCAAATAAGATTGAAATTTCCCTTCTGGAAAAACAATTCCTG AGAATCAACAAATATGTGCCAAAGGAATATGAACTGCAGTCAGCATTGTATCCttacaataaagtcaagaaTAGATCTCGAAGACCTCAAGTTGATATGCTGCCAG TGGAAAGATCAAGAGTAAAGTTGGTACCAAAACCAGCAGAAGATGGTTCAGATTATATCAACGCATCTTTCCTTCAG GGTTATAGgtcaaatcaagaatatatCATTACCCAGCATCCTATGCAAAGCACAGTGGAAGATTTTTGGAGGATGATATGGGATCACAACTCAGAAACTATCGTCAGCCTAATTAGCATGGAGAGTATG CAGGATGGTGACCTAGTTGTGTATTGGCCAACAGTTGACAACTTGAACTTTGACTGCAGTAATTTCACCATAACATTGAAGAAGGAAGAATATCACTTGGATATGATTACAAGGGATTTCCTGCTGCAGTCAAGTCAG ggtGATTACATGATGAATGTGCGTCAGTTCCAGCATGTATACTGGCCAGAAAGTTGTACACCAGAGTCAATCTTTGAATTCATAATTACAATACAGAATTGGAAACAACGGTTTGAGGGACCTGTCAcagtgcatgacaa ATTTGGTGGTTGTATCGCTGCAACATTCTGTGCATTATCCACCCTCCATCAGCAACTTCAGAATGAAAACATCATCAATGTTTATGAGATAGCAATGTTGTATACTCTTCGTAGACCTGGCATTTTTCATACCAAG GCTGATTACCTGTTCCTATTTATGGCCATGAAGACTGCCATTGATAATCGACACAAAGACCGTAAACTTGGCAGTGGTAGAGCTCACCTGCTGTCTCACAATGGCTCATCACAGAAGAGGCATGGCAGTGAGGCTGTAGACTCGATATGGCAGTGGTTTTCTCTTCATGAAAACCATAGACCCCAGCTGTCCAACAACAACATTGCTCTTTCACCATCCTTTGGTTCAGAACTGGGCAGTCAAAAGGGGAATTCTTATGAACTAAAGAACTTTAGCAGTGCATTGCAGAGAGCGAAGATTGCCAAGGAGGAGGAGACTACAACGATCGATGATGATGAACTCACAACGTTAGCAAACATTGATGGTGATATCACACTAAAATGGACAAAACAGCCCAAAGGTGCATTGACGCCAGAGAAAGATTCAGACTATAGGAAACTTTCTAACAATGACAGCTCAGCTTCAGATTACAGTGAATCTGGATTTGAAGAGGATGATGTGTTCCAGGAACTTAAGATGAACTTGACTTCTTGCacattgtga
- the LOC139123151 gene encoding receptor-type tyrosine-protein phosphatase gamma-like isoform X1 gives MFFNCCRKPRQSNHNNNTRSDSSPVQPSLEIKQPDLKTVSATQSIAKEDFEKHVTALHADGDYGFSVEFEEIGKISTRHLSCVHSKLPENKHKNRYLDIVAYDQSRVQLTPLSSKQKHTDYINANYVDGYRKPKAFIASQGPLKSTVNDFWRMIWEQNSVIIIMLTNLIEKGKNKCEQYWPSEGTEEYGSIEVTLEDTNNLAAYTLRRFTIKQVRGQHRERTVYQYHYIAWPDHGIPEDSLPVISFVKKSSAANPSDAGPIIVHCSAGVGRSGTYIVIDTMLKKIKDTGKINVVAFMKHIRQQRNHLVQTEIQYTFLHGVLLEAIRCGDTDINIDNYKPYLDHLEQKILAPNKIEISLLEKQFLRINKYVPKEYELQSALYPYNKVKNRSRRPQVDMLPVERSRVKLVPKPAEDGSDYINASFLQGYRSNQEYIITQHPMQSTVEDFWRMIWDHNSETIVSLISMESMQDGDLVVYWPTVDNLNFDCSNFTITLKKEEYHLDMITRDFLLQSSQGDYMMNVRQFQHVYWPESCTPESIFEFIITIQNWKQRFEGPVTVHDKFGGCIAATFCALSTLHQQLQNENIINVYEIAMLYTLRRPGIFHTKADYLFLFMAMKTAIDNRHKDRKLGSGRAHLLSHNGSSQKRHGSEAVDSIWQWFSLHENHRPQLSNNNIALSPSFGSELGSQKGNSYELKNFSSALQRAKIAKEEETTTIDDDELTTLANIDGDITLKWTKQPKGALTPEKDSDYRKLSNNDSSASDYSESGFEEDDVFQELKMNLTSCTL, from the exons GAAATAGGCAAGATATCTACCAGACATTTGTCATGTGTGCATTCAAAATTACCTGAAAATAAACATAAGAACAGATACCTTGATATTGTGGCCT ATGATCAGAGCAGAGTTCAGCTGACACCGTTAAGTTCCAAACAAAAGCATACTGATTACATAAACGCCAACTATGTTGAT GGCTACCGCAAACCAAAGGCATTCATAGCATCTCAAG GTCCTTTGAAGTCGACAGTGAATGACTTTTGGCGGATGATATGGGAACAAAACAGTGTTATCATCATTATGCTGACAAATCTGATTGAAAAGGGCAAG AATAAGTGTGAGCAGTATTGGCCATCAGAGGGTACAGAGGAGTATGGTTCCATTGAAGTCACATTGGAGGACACAAACAATCTGGCTGCGTATACTTTACGAAGATTTACTATAAAG CAGGTCAGAGGTCAGCACAGAGAGAGAACGGTGTATCAGTACCACTACATTGCATGGCCGGACCATGGCATACCTGAAGATAGTCTCCCGgtgatttcatttgttaaaaaatcttcaGCTGCAAATCCATCGGATGCTGGTCCCATCATAGTGCATTGCAG TGCTGGTGTAGGTAGATCAGGAACGTACATCGTAATCGACACCatgctgaaaaaaatcaaagacaCTGGAAAGATCAATGTAGTGGCGTTTATGAAACATATCAGACAGCAAAGAAACCACCTTGTACAAACAGAG ATTCAATACACTTTCCTCCATGGTGTGCTGTTGGAAGCAATTCGCTGCGGTGACACCGACATCAACATAGATAATTACAAGCCCTACTTGGACCACTTGGAACAGAAAATATTAGCTCCAAATAAGATTGAAATTTCCCTTCTGGAAAAACAATTCCTG AGAATCAACAAATATGTGCCAAAGGAATATGAACTGCAGTCAGCATTGTATCCttacaataaagtcaagaaTAGATCTCGAAGACCTCAAGTTGATATGCTGCCAG TGGAAAGATCAAGAGTAAAGTTGGTACCAAAACCAGCAGAAGATGGTTCAGATTATATCAACGCATCTTTCCTTCAG GGTTATAGgtcaaatcaagaatatatCATTACCCAGCATCCTATGCAAAGCACAGTGGAAGATTTTTGGAGGATGATATGGGATCACAACTCAGAAACTATCGTCAGCCTAATTAGCATGGAGAGTATG CAGGATGGTGACCTAGTTGTGTATTGGCCAACAGTTGACAACTTGAACTTTGACTGCAGTAATTTCACCATAACATTGAAGAAGGAAGAATATCACTTGGATATGATTACAAGGGATTTCCTGCTGCAGTCAAGTCAG ggtGATTACATGATGAATGTGCGTCAGTTCCAGCATGTATACTGGCCAGAAAGTTGTACACCAGAGTCAATCTTTGAATTCATAATTACAATACAGAATTGGAAACAACGGTTTGAGGGACCTGTCAcagtgcatgacaa ATTTGGTGGTTGTATCGCTGCAACATTCTGTGCATTATCCACCCTCCATCAGCAACTTCAGAATGAAAACATCATCAATGTTTATGAGATAGCAATGTTGTATACTCTTCGTAGACCTGGCATTTTTCATACCAAG GCTGATTACCTGTTCCTATTTATGGCCATGAAGACTGCCATTGATAATCGACACAAAGACCGTAAACTTGGCAGTGGTAGAGCTCACCTGCTGTCTCACAATGGCTCATCACAGAAGAGGCATGGCAGTGAGGCTGTAGACTCGATATGGCAGTGGTTTTCTCTTCATGAAAACCATAGACCCCAGCTGTCCAACAACAACATTGCTCTTTCACCATCCTTTGGTTCAGAACTGGGCAGTCAAAAGGGGAATTCTTATGAACTAAAGAACTTTAGCAGTGCATTGCAGAGAGCGAAGATTGCCAAGGAGGAGGAGACTACAACGATCGATGATGATGAACTCACAACGTTAGCAAACATTGATGGTGATATCACACTAAAATGGACAAAACAGCCCAAAGGTGCATTGACGCCAGAGAAAGATTCAGACTATAGGAAACTTTCTAACAATGACAGCTCAGCTTCAGATTACAGTGAATCTGGATTTGAAGAGGATGATGTGTTCCAGGAACTTAAGATGAACTTGACTTCTTGCacattgtga